A single window of Neisseria chenwenguii DNA harbors:
- a CDS encoding Csu type fimbrial protein, whose product MTFLKHPLQSALAAAVLCTAPQAFALPVCTANMPGINFGQVDMLNGTGLITQGTLSVTCTNDGGIRTAPGAINNNARTFFICLSIDAGRAISGQNANDFYFEPRKMCTRESGGCSPTDNLIDFNLYTDASGQSIWGTTNPDRSHKNFISTTMTVPYGQSITRTFPVNGKILSAASGAVPGKYWNPFTSTSTSLQYRYNIGTAVPNRCDGGYEGGVSQFPFKAEADIIKSCTISNLRDIDFGTQRAGAANLAQRTQFSVTCTKNTPYNIGLRPSNGNRDGAGKMASTRTWNNYDLIPYQLRSEHGDNGKVWGDNGVSASSTGNGIGGIGTGQPVKHTVYATVPSADFTPDTYTDRVTVSVYY is encoded by the coding sequence ATGACTTTTTTAAAACACCCCCTGCAGTCCGCTCTAGCCGCCGCCGTTTTGTGTACCGCACCACAGGCTTTCGCCCTTCCCGTTTGCACGGCAAACATGCCGGGCATCAATTTCGGTCAAGTGGATATGCTTAATGGAACAGGCCTGATTACGCAGGGAACGCTGAGCGTTACCTGTACCAACGACGGCGGCATCCGAACCGCTCCCGGCGCCATCAACAACAACGCCAGAACCTTCTTTATCTGTCTCAGCATTGATGCAGGCCGCGCCATTTCCGGCCAAAATGCCAATGACTTCTACTTCGAACCCCGTAAAATGTGCACCAGAGAATCAGGAGGATGCAGCCCAACCGACAACCTCATCGACTTCAACCTCTATACCGATGCTTCCGGCCAATCCATTTGGGGAACGACAAATCCGGACAGAAGCCACAAAAACTTCATTTCCACCACCATGACCGTTCCCTACGGTCAATCCATTACCCGAACCTTTCCGGTTAACGGCAAAATCCTATCCGCCGCAAGCGGTGCCGTCCCCGGCAAATATTGGAACCCCTTCACATCAACCTCTACTTCACTACAATACCGTTATAACATCGGCACCGCAGTTCCCAACCGTTGTGACGGCGGTTATGAAGGAGGCGTGTCACAGTTTCCTTTCAAAGCGGAAGCCGACATCATCAAAAGCTGCACTATCAGCAACCTGCGGGACATCGACTTCGGCACCCAACGCGCCGGTGCCGCCAACCTTGCCCAACGCACACAGTTTTCCGTTACCTGCACCAAAAATACACCCTACAACATCGGCCTGCGCCCTTCCAACGGCAACCGCGACGGTGCAGGCAAAATGGCCTCGACCCGCACTTGGAACAACTACGACCTTATCCCCTACCAACTGCGTTCCGAACACGGCGACAACGGCAAAGTATGGGGCGACAACGGCGTCAGCGCCTCATCAACCGGTAACGGCATCGGCGGCATCGGCACGGGGCAACCGGTAAAGCATACTGTTTATGCCACCGTTCCCTCCGCAGACTTTACACCCGACACGTACACCGACAGAGTAACCGTCAGCGTTTACTATTAA
- a CDS encoding class IIb bacteriocin, lactobin A/cerein 7B family translates to MKILNQSDLEKISGGAGPVAAIVAVAGVIVAGSQIYQFGRGFVDGIRGR, encoded by the coding sequence ATGAAAATTTTAAATCAATCTGACTTGGAAAAAATCAGTGGTGGAGCTGGTCCCGTGGCAGCAATAGTTGCCGTAGCTGGTGTCATTGTTGCAGGTAGCCAAATTTATCAGTTTGGAAGAGGATTTGTAGATGGAATACGGGGTAGATAA